Proteins co-encoded in one Arachis hypogaea cultivar Tifrunner chromosome 13, arahy.Tifrunner.gnm2.J5K5, whole genome shotgun sequence genomic window:
- the LOC112735171 gene encoding uncharacterized protein, with protein sequence MAVVTGKQGDPIPPRVCFSEEARNILSEPYKEAIVIKVLGKNLSYTAMFHKLKGVWRITGGYEILDVGFGYFLVKFDRMDDREKVLLGGPWMIFGHYIAVKPWTPDFKPCEDTFGETMVWIRISGLSIWYYQDKAMMRIASAVGRPVKVDLATKLGERGKFARACVQINLGLPVVRSVIVDEFEYKVEYECLHLICDKCNCFGHPATDCRMTPIDSERVDRKETSVTETAARVVQPQEASKEKIF encoded by the coding sequence ATGGCAGTGGTCACTGGAAAACAAGGAGATCCTATACCTCCAAGAGTTTGCTTCTCCGAAGAGGCTAGGAACATCCTTTCTGAACCATACAAGGAAGCAATTGTGATTAAGGTTCTTGGAAAAAACCTTAGTTACACGGCCATGTTTCACAAATTGAAAGGGGTATGGAGGATCACCGGTGGATATGAAATCTTGGATGTGGGTTTTGGGTACTTCCTCGTTAAATTTGATCGCATGGACGATCGAGAGAAGGTTTTACTAGGGGGGCCATGGATGATCTTCGGTCACTATATTGCGGTCAAGCCATGGACACCGGATTTTAAACCTTGTGAGGACACTTTCGGGGAGACTATGGTTTGGATTCGAATCTCTGGTTTGAGCATATGGTACTATCAGGATAAAGCCATGATGAGAATCGCTTCTGCTGTGGGAAGACCAGTCAAGGTGGATCTGGCTACTAAGTTGGGGGAAAGGGGAAAATTTGCTCGGGCTTGCGTGCAAATTAATCTTGGTTTGCCGGTGGTCCGGAGTGTGATTGTCGATGAGTTTGAATATAAGGTGGAGTATGAATGCTTACACCTTATTTGTGACAAGTGCAATTGTTTCGGGCATCCAGCAACTGACTGCAGAATGACCCCAATAGATTCGGAAAGGGTGGATCGAAAGGAAACATCAGTGACCGAGACGGCGGCCCGGGTGGTGCAGCCACAGGAAGcttcaaaagagaaaattttttaa